The following proteins are encoded in a genomic region of Oceanisphaera profunda:
- a CDS encoding TusE/DsrC/DsvC family sulfur relay protein: MFEFAGRTIETDAQGYLKQHQEWQPEMVPLLAEQEGITLSSEHWEVVQFVRDFYLKYNTSPAMRALVKAMANELGADKGNSRYLFRLFPKGPAKQATKLAGLPKPAKCL; this comes from the coding sequence ATGTTTGAATTTGCAGGTCGTACTATAGAAACCGACGCCCAAGGCTACCTTAAGCAGCATCAAGAGTGGCAACCCGAAATGGTGCCCTTATTAGCCGAGCAAGAAGGCATAACGTTAAGTAGTGAGCACTGGGAAGTGGTGCAGTTTGTGCGGGATTTTTATCTTAAGTACAACACCTCACCCGCCATGCGTGCGCTGGTGAAAGCCATGGCCAACGAGCTAGGGGCTGATAAAGGCAACAGTCGGTATTTATTTCGCTTATTTCCCAAAGGCCCAGCCAAGCAAGCAACTAAACTGGCCGGCTTGCCTAAGCCTGCAAAGTGTCTTTAA
- the ribA gene encoding GTP cyclohydrolase II — MSSVTRMANSKLPTRWGTFTLIGFEEKGTGKDHAALVMGTLDDNLPVLGRIHSECLTGDALFSLRCDCGFQLQAAMERIAKEGRGVLLYVRQEGRGIGLLNKISAYNLQDQGKDTVEANVELGFDADMRDYTICADMLHDLGVKQMQLMTNNPRKVTALESFGIEVTERVPLEEGRNPFNEHYLDTKAGKLGHMFKD; from the coding sequence ATGAGCAGTGTTACCCGGATGGCAAACTCAAAGCTGCCGACCCGCTGGGGCACCTTTACCCTGATCGGTTTTGAAGAAAAAGGCACAGGTAAAGATCATGCCGCCCTCGTCATGGGCACCCTAGACGACAACCTGCCGGTATTGGGTCGCATTCATTCAGAATGCTTAACCGGTGATGCGCTGTTTAGCCTGCGTTGCGACTGTGGCTTTCAGCTGCAAGCTGCCATGGAGCGCATTGCTAAAGAAGGCCGTGGTGTACTGCTATATGTACGCCAAGAAGGCCGCGGTATTGGCTTGCTCAATAAAATCAGTGCTTATAACCTGCAAGACCAAGGTAAAGATACGGTAGAAGCCAACGTTGAGCTTGGCTTTGACGCAGATATGCGTGACTACACCATTTGTGCCGACATGCTGCACGATTTAGGTGTTAAACAGATGCAATTAATGACCAATAATCCGCGCAAAGTCACCGCGCTGGAAAGCTTTGGCATTGAGGTTACCGAGCGCGTGCCATTAGAAGAAGGTCGTAACCCCTTTAATGAACACTATTTAGACACTAAAGCAGGCAAGCTAGGTCACATGTTTAAAGACTAA
- the pyk gene encoding pyruvate kinase, protein MLRRTKIVTTLGPATDRDNNLEGIIKAGANVVRMNFSHGTAEDHMNRANQVREIAKRLGVHVAILGDLQGPKIRVSTFKDKKIHLNLGDKFILDADLGLGLGDETQVGIDYKDLPRDVKIDDVLLLDDGRVQLRVDSVEGNKVFTVVTVAGPLSNNKGINKKGGGLSAPALTDKDREDIITAAKIGVDYLAVSFPRTGEDMRIARELARAAGSNAKMVAKVERAEAVASDAAMEDVILASDVVMVARGDLGVEIGDSELVGVQKKLIRASRRLNRVVITATQMMESMISAPLPTRAEVMDVANAVLDGTDAVMLSAETAAGDFPIETVKAMAEVCLGAEKHPSINVSNHRMNFTFTSVEETIAMSTMYAANHLQGVKAIVALTHSGTTPLLLSRISSGLPIFSMSGEEKTLAWSSMYRGVTPVYFRHDTELNNAQVSREALATLKKAGYVNSGDLVLLTHGDTMEVIGSTNTCKILTVE, encoded by the coding sequence ATGTTAAGACGTACCAAGATAGTTACTACCCTGGGTCCGGCCACTGATCGCGACAATAATCTCGAAGGCATTATTAAAGCCGGCGCCAACGTGGTGCGTATGAACTTTTCTCACGGCACCGCCGAAGATCATATGAACCGCGCTAATCAAGTACGTGAAATCGCCAAGCGTCTGGGCGTACACGTGGCAATTCTGGGTGACTTGCAAGGCCCTAAGATCCGCGTTTCTACTTTTAAAGATAAAAAAATCCACTTAAATCTGGGCGACAAGTTTATCTTGGACGCAGATCTGGGCTTAGGCTTAGGCGACGAGACTCAAGTTGGTATCGATTATAAAGACCTGCCACGCGACGTTAAAATTGACGACGTGTTATTGCTGGACGATGGCCGCGTACAATTGCGCGTTGACAGCGTAGAAGGCAACAAAGTATTCACGGTCGTGACCGTTGCTGGCCCCTTGTCTAACAACAAAGGCATCAACAAGAAAGGCGGCGGGTTATCTGCTCCTGCTCTGACCGATAAAGACCGTGAAGACATCATTACCGCGGCAAAAATCGGCGTAGATTACTTAGCCGTGTCTTTCCCACGTACTGGCGAAGACATGCGCATTGCCCGTGAATTGGCTCGCGCCGCCGGCAGTAACGCTAAAATGGTCGCTAAAGTTGAGCGCGCTGAAGCCGTTGCTTCTGATGCAGCCATGGAAGATGTGATCTTAGCATCAGACGTAGTGATGGTTGCTCGTGGTGACCTGGGTGTGGAAATTGGTGACTCTGAGCTGGTTGGCGTACAGAAGAAATTGATCCGTGCTTCACGTCGCTTAAACCGCGTAGTGATTACTGCAACTCAGATGATGGAATCTATGATTTCAGCGCCGCTGCCAACCCGTGCCGAAGTTATGGACGTGGCTAACGCAGTACTGGATGGTACCGATGCGGTAATGTTGTCTGCTGAAACTGCAGCCGGTGACTTCCCAATTGAAACCGTTAAAGCCATGGCTGAAGTATGTTTAGGCGCTGAGAAGCACCCAAGCATCAACGTTTCTAATCACCGCATGAACTTCACGTTCACCTCGGTTGAAGAAACGATTGCTATGTCTACCATGTATGCGGCTAACCACTTGCAAGGTGTTAAAGCGATTGTTGCCTTAACTCATTCAGGTACCACTCCGCTGTTGCTGTCACGCATCAGTTCAGGTTTGCCAATTTTCTCTATGTCTGGCGAAGAGAAGACACTGGCGTGGAGCAGCATGTATCGCGGCGTAACACCTGTGTACTTCCGTCACGACACCGAGTTAAACAACGCCCAAGTGAGCCGTGAAGCGCTGGCCACCTTGAAGAAAGCCGGTTACGTGAACAGCGGTGACTTAGTATTGCTGACTCATGGCGATACCATGGAAGTGATTGGTAGCACCAACACCTGTAAAATTCTGACTGTTGAGTAA
- the sodB gene encoding superoxide dismutase [Fe] — MAFELPALPYAKNALLPHISEETLEYHYGKHHNSYVVNLNNLVPGTEFEGKSLEEIIKTSAGGIFNNAAQIWNHTFYWHCLAPNGGGEPTGALADAIKAAFGSFDAFKEEFTKSCVTNFGSGWTWLVKNADGTVAIANTSNAGCPLTGDATPLLTCDVWEHAYYIDYRNVRPDYVKAFWSLVNWEFAAENFAK, encoded by the coding sequence ATGGCATTTGAACTTCCCGCCCTGCCGTACGCAAAAAACGCCCTGCTGCCACATATTTCTGAGGAAACTCTGGAGTATCACTACGGTAAGCACCACAACTCTTACGTTGTTAACCTGAACAACTTAGTACCTGGTACTGAGTTTGAAGGTAAGTCTCTGGAAGAGATCATCAAAACTTCTGCTGGCGGTATCTTCAACAACGCAGCACAAATCTGGAACCACACCTTCTATTGGCATTGCTTGGCGCCAAACGGTGGCGGCGAGCCTACCGGTGCGTTGGCTGACGCCATCAAAGCTGCGTTCGGTTCATTTGATGCCTTCAAAGAAGAGTTCACCAAATCTTGCGTGACTAACTTCGGTTCAGGCTGGACGTGGTTAGTGAAGAATGCCGACGGTACCGTGGCTATCGCTAACACTTCTAACGCCGGTTGCCCGCTGACTGGCGATGCAACTCCGTTGCTGACCTGTGATGTGTGGGAACATGCCTACTACATCGACTACCGCAACGTGCGTCCTGACTATGTAAAGGCCTTCTGGTCTTTGGTTAACTGGGAATTTGCGGCAGAAAACTTCGCCAAGTAA
- a CDS encoding Grx4 family monothiol glutaredoxin, whose amino-acid sequence METIEKIKTQISENPILLYMKGSPKFPSCGFSAQASQALMNCGEPFAFVDILQNPEIRAELPKYADWPTFPQLWVDGELVGGCDIIMEMFQQGELKPLIAETAAKYPKPEQA is encoded by the coding sequence ATGGAAACAATTGAGAAAATCAAAACCCAAATCAGTGAGAACCCGATTCTGCTTTATATGAAAGGCTCACCTAAGTTCCCCAGCTGTGGTTTTTCCGCTCAAGCGTCACAAGCGCTGATGAATTGTGGCGAACCCTTTGCGTTTGTGGATATTTTGCAAAACCCTGAGATCCGTGCCGAACTGCCTAAATACGCCGATTGGCCGACCTTCCCACAGTTGTGGGTTGACGGTGAGCTGGTAGGCGGTTGCGACATCATCATGGAAATGTTCCAGCAGGGCGAACTTAAGCCCCTGATCGCCGAAACTGCTGCTAAATATCCAAAGCCAGAGCAAGCCTAA
- a CDS encoding TIGR01621 family pseudouridine synthase, giving the protein MDILLSTPDYVVINKPAGIGMHQEADEPGIVRLLSEQLGEAVYPVHRLDKVTTGVLLLARHSQANRELSVQFAERKVGKCYLALSASKPSKKQGLIKGDMEKARGGSWKLSRSLLNPAITRFHSCLLSDDVLTGAALIHPLRGFLLQPLTGKTHQLRVALKSQASPILGDARYGGIASDRVYLHAWQLRFSYQGEQVCVRAPLNAGEHFVRHGAQLSQWAESLLDTPSPNSTPSPTIAA; this is encoded by the coding sequence ATGGATATACTGCTCAGTACACCGGATTATGTGGTGATCAATAAGCCCGCCGGCATTGGCATGCACCAAGAGGCGGACGAGCCCGGTATAGTGCGCTTGCTGAGCGAGCAATTGGGCGAGGCTGTGTATCCTGTGCATCGCCTAGATAAAGTCACCACTGGCGTGTTATTGCTGGCGCGCCACTCCCAAGCCAATCGGGAGCTCAGCGTGCAGTTTGCCGAGCGTAAGGTTGGCAAGTGTTACCTAGCGCTCTCTGCGAGTAAGCCCAGTAAAAAGCAGGGCTTGATAAAAGGTGACATGGAAAAAGCCCGCGGCGGCAGCTGGAAGCTCAGTCGTAGCCTGCTTAATCCGGCCATTACTCGTTTTCATAGCTGCTTGCTTAGTGATGACGTGCTAACAGGCGCCGCTTTAATTCATCCTCTGCGTGGTTTCTTATTACAACCCCTTACAGGTAAGACTCATCAGCTGCGCGTGGCACTTAAAAGCCAAGCCAGTCCGATATTAGGCGATGCTCGCTACGGCGGCATCGCCTCTGACCGTGTTTATTTACATGCTTGGCAGTTACGTTTTAGTTATCAAGGTGAGCAAGTCTGCGTACGTGCCCCTTTAAACGCTGGCGAGCATTTTGTACGCCACGGCGCACAACTAAGCCAATGGGCAGAAAGTTTGCTTGATACGCCCAGCCCTAACAGCACTCCCAGCCCTACGATTGCCGCCTAA
- the rpsA gene encoding 30S ribosomal protein S1, giving the protein MIESFAQLFEESLKELETRPGSIVKGTVIAIENGIVLVDAGLKSESAIPVDQFKNAQGELEVSVGDVVDVALDAVEDGFGETLLSREKAKRHESWIQLEKAYEDQETVIGVINGKVKGGFTVEVNTIRAFLPGSLVDVRPVRDTLHLEGKELEFKVIKLDQKRNNVVVSRRAVIETENSVEREQLLENLQEGQEVKGIVKNLTDYGAFVDLGGVDGLLHITDMAWKRVKHPSEIVNVGDEINVKVLKFDRERTRVSLGLKQLGADPWVDIANRYPESTRLSGRVTNLTDYGCFVEIEEGVEGLVHVSEMDWTNKNIHPSKVVSVGDSVDVMVLDIDEERRRISLGLKQCKSNPWQLFAETHNKGDRVSGKIKSITDFGIFIGLDGGIDGLVHLSDISWSAGEEAVREFKKGDEIDAVVLQVDPERERISLGVKQIDEDPFNKYLADVKKGAIVKGTITAVDAKGAVVEMEEGVEGYVRVADISRDRIEDASTVLTVGEEIEARFMGVDRKNRTLSLSIRAKDEAEDKVVLDNINQQQPEDVGLSAMAEAFKAAKGE; this is encoded by the coding sequence ATGATTGAATCTTTTGCTCAACTCTTTGAAGAGTCTCTGAAAGAATTGGAAACCCGTCCGGGTTCCATTGTTAAAGGTACTGTAATTGCTATCGAGAACGGTATCGTTCTGGTAGATGCAGGCCTGAAGTCTGAATCCGCTATCCCTGTAGATCAGTTCAAAAACGCTCAGGGCGAGTTGGAAGTCAGCGTTGGTGACGTCGTAGACGTAGCACTGGACGCGGTAGAAGACGGTTTCGGTGAGACTCTGCTTTCCCGCGAAAAGGCAAAACGCCACGAATCTTGGATCCAATTGGAAAAAGCCTACGAAGATCAGGAAACCGTTATCGGTGTGATCAACGGCAAGGTAAAAGGTGGTTTCACCGTAGAAGTGAACACTATCCGTGCTTTCCTGCCAGGTTCATTGGTTGACGTACGTCCGGTACGCGATACCTTGCATTTGGAAGGTAAAGAGCTTGAGTTCAAAGTCATCAAGTTGGATCAAAAGCGCAACAACGTAGTTGTTTCTCGTCGTGCTGTTATCGAAACTGAAAACAGCGTTGAGCGTGAGCAGTTGCTTGAGAACCTGCAAGAAGGTCAAGAAGTTAAGGGTATCGTTAAGAACCTGACCGATTACGGTGCTTTCGTTGACTTGGGTGGCGTAGATGGTCTGCTGCACATCACTGATATGGCTTGGAAGCGCGTTAAGCACCCAAGCGAGATCGTGAACGTGGGTGACGAAATCAACGTTAAAGTATTGAAGTTCGACCGTGAGCGCACTCGTGTGTCTCTGGGCCTGAAGCAGTTAGGTGCCGATCCTTGGGTTGATATCGCTAACCGTTACCCAGAAAGCACTCGTCTGTCTGGCCGTGTAACTAACCTGACTGACTACGGCTGCTTCGTGGAAATCGAAGAAGGCGTTGAAGGCCTGGTACACGTGTCTGAAATGGACTGGACCAACAAGAACATCCACCCATCTAAAGTGGTTTCTGTTGGCGACAGCGTAGACGTGATGGTGCTGGATATCGACGAAGAACGTCGTCGTATCTCTCTGGGTCTGAAGCAGTGCAAATCTAACCCATGGCAGCTGTTCGCGGAAACCCACAACAAGGGTGACCGTGTTTCCGGTAAGATCAAGTCAATCACTGACTTCGGTATCTTCATCGGTCTGGACGGCGGCATCGACGGTCTGGTTCACTTGTCAGACATCTCTTGGAGCGCCGGCGAAGAAGCCGTTCGTGAATTCAAGAAAGGCGACGAAATTGACGCCGTGGTTCTGCAAGTTGATCCAGAGCGCGAGCGCATCAGCCTGGGCGTGAAGCAAATCGACGAAGACCCATTTAACAAGTACTTAGCTGATGTTAAGAAAGGTGCTATCGTTAAGGGTACTATCACCGCCGTTGATGCTAAAGGCGCAGTAGTAGAGATGGAAGAAGGCGTGGAAGGTTATGTCCGCGTTGCTGATATCTCTCGCGACCGTATCGAAGACGCATCTACTGTATTAACAGTGGGTGAAGAAATCGAAGCACGCTTTATGGGTGTGGATCGCAAGAACCGTACTTTAAGCTTGTCTATCCGTGCGAAAGACGAAGCTGAAGATAAAGTCGTTCTGGATAACATTAACCAACAACAGCCAGAAGATGTTGGTTTAAGTGCAATGGCTGAAGCCTTCAAGGCAGCCAAAGGCGAATAA
- the yccS gene encoding YccS family putative transporter, with translation MPSVPSRSALIRGLKSFVTNSHVFLALKVLLAMASILLVGLSVDRTTAAVTLVLGVMAGALSEVDQNPKGRLLHLLVSLCCFFIAITLVTLLIPYPWAFGPLLVLGTLVLMLMAAWGHTKGTLGFGILLVSLYAMQGHADSPSFWYQPLLLTLGAAWYGLLSWLILVFWPYKQVHEQLAQCYFSLSRYLVEKSHFFDSPQEQHQALRHQLAQINIGLVSALEHTKRMLNRRLKGANTDLELHRLLALYLLVQDMHERAASSHYSYQQLNQDLHQDPVLQGYQVLLTELGQSCATLGQAILSHNRYQHSKRISWELSALQNQIDYRHLQQHYSPSLVSSMRYLGRNIGHLHQALLRGEALTQPQPLSRDQQLRAQQLRAQQLNDRPLHAPQLDEQPLSEPPVELAQVPRQAFWPKLKALLHPDALLFRHCIRLCACFALGYGVISYFELARGYWILLTILFVCQPSFSATRQRLVQRTLGTLGGILVAVPLLAVFPSVGAQVVILLLCAFVFFTQTKVHYSWAVGFVTLFVLLAFNLQGGASQLVWQPRLFDTLLGCALAFVAVWCIWPDWQQRHLPRLMAEAMDANADYLAAIAKQFSEGRVDHLDYRLPRKHAHLADNQLALAWQHIRVEPVAKYWLNVCFDIAYRNHALLSYLSALGAHRSQNMQLLAVQEQQIHYLVQQLHASARALRCNVPLPLPLNTVSGESSESSAASRSTSVCANTPATAQQEWQCVSQQLLTHIGELVDDLYQLAESFPHTHSDTAAPDARVR, from the coding sequence ATGCCTAGCGTTCCCTCTCGATCTGCCTTAATACGCGGACTTAAATCATTCGTCACGAACAGCCACGTCTTTTTGGCCCTGAAAGTGTTGTTGGCCATGGCCAGTATTTTGTTGGTCGGCTTAAGCGTAGATCGAACTACAGCTGCGGTGACGCTGGTGCTGGGTGTGATGGCTGGCGCCTTAAGTGAGGTGGATCAAAATCCTAAAGGCCGACTGCTGCATTTGTTGGTCAGCCTGTGCTGCTTTTTTATCGCCATAACTTTGGTCACGCTGCTGATCCCCTACCCTTGGGCATTTGGCCCATTACTAGTATTAGGTACTTTGGTATTGATGCTAATGGCCGCGTGGGGCCATACCAAGGGCACCTTAGGTTTTGGCATTTTGCTGGTGTCTTTGTATGCCATGCAAGGTCATGCAGATAGCCCCTCTTTTTGGTATCAACCGCTGTTATTAACGTTGGGCGCGGCTTGGTACGGCTTATTGTCTTGGTTAATCTTGGTATTTTGGCCTTACAAGCAAGTACACGAGCAATTGGCCCAGTGCTACTTCTCTTTATCGCGTTATTTAGTCGAAAAATCCCACTTCTTCGATAGCCCACAAGAGCAGCATCAGGCGTTACGCCATCAATTAGCACAAATAAACATCGGCTTAGTCAGCGCGCTGGAGCACACTAAACGCATGCTTAATCGGCGCCTTAAAGGGGCCAACACAGATCTTGAGCTTCATCGCTTATTAGCCTTGTATTTATTAGTGCAAGATATGCATGAACGCGCAGCTTCTAGCCATTATTCTTATCAGCAATTAAATCAAGACTTGCATCAAGACCCCGTATTACAGGGCTATCAAGTGCTACTAACTGAGCTTGGCCAGTCTTGTGCCACCTTGGGGCAGGCAATTTTAAGTCATAACCGCTACCAGCACAGTAAGCGCATCAGCTGGGAGCTAAGCGCCTTACAAAATCAGATTGATTATCGCCATCTTCAGCAGCATTACTCCCCCTCATTAGTCAGCTCAATGCGATATTTAGGCCGCAACATCGGCCATCTGCATCAAGCTTTGCTGCGCGGCGAAGCCCTCACTCAGCCTCAGCCCTTATCGAGGGATCAACAGCTGAGAGCTCAACAGCTGAGAGCTCAACAGCTGAATGATCGACCGTTGCATGCCCCTCAGTTGGACGAGCAACCGCTAAGCGAGCCGCCCGTAGAGCTGGCACAAGTGCCGCGCCAAGCCTTCTGGCCCAAACTCAAGGCGCTATTACACCCAGACGCATTATTATTTCGTCACTGTATTCGCTTGTGCGCCTGCTTTGCCTTGGGTTATGGGGTGATCAGTTATTTTGAGCTAGCACGCGGTTATTGGATATTATTAACCATTCTTTTTGTCTGCCAGCCCAGCTTTAGTGCTACCCGTCAACGGTTGGTACAGCGCACCTTGGGCACCCTAGGCGGCATACTGGTGGCGGTGCCGTTATTGGCCGTATTTCCCAGTGTTGGCGCGCAAGTCGTTATTTTATTACTGTGCGCTTTTGTGTTTTTCACTCAAACCAAGGTGCATTACAGCTGGGCGGTGGGCTTTGTTACCCTATTTGTATTACTGGCCTTTAACTTACAAGGCGGCGCCAGCCAGCTTGTTTGGCAGCCGAGATTATTTGACACACTGCTGGGCTGTGCGCTGGCCTTTGTGGCGGTGTGGTGTATTTGGCCAGACTGGCAGCAGCGCCATTTGCCCCGCCTCATGGCCGAGGCCATGGACGCTAATGCTGACTATTTAGCCGCCATTGCCAAGCAGTTTAGCGAGGGCCGTGTAGACCACCTCGACTATCGATTACCCCGTAAACACGCGCACCTTGCCGACAATCAACTGGCGTTAGCCTGGCAGCATATTCGCGTTGAGCCGGTGGCAAAATACTGGCTCAATGTGTGCTTTGATATTGCCTACCGCAATCATGCGCTGCTGTCGTATTTATCCGCCTTGGGCGCGCACCGCAGCCAAAATATGCAGTTATTAGCCGTTCAAGAACAACAAATTCACTATTTAGTGCAACAATTACATGCCTCGGCCCGCGCATTGCGCTGTAATGTCCCCCTGCCCTTACCCTTAAATACCGTGAGTGGTGAAAGTTCTGAAAGCTCGGCAGCATCCAGGTCGACGTCAGTCTGTGCTAATACGCCAGCAACCGCACAACAAGAATGGCAATGCGTCAGCCAACAGCTGCTCACCCACATTGGTGAATTAGTTGATGATTTGTATCAGCTGGCAGAGAGTTTTCCGCACACGCATTCCGACACAGCTGCGCCCGATGCCAGAGTTAGGTAA
- a CDS encoding Bax inhibitor-1/YccA family protein — protein sequence MRYQNSIPHTQTSELATNKVLRNTYMLLGMTLVVASLSAGISAMLALPRPGLIITLVGFYGLMFLTEKNRDSSLGLLFIFAFTAFTGYTIGPIINHYLSTANGTETVMLALGGTALTFLSLSAYVLTTKKDMSFLGGMMMAGFVVLLVGIVANIFFQLPALSQALSALFILFSSGAILMQTSAIIHGGERNYISATVTLYVSIFNIFLSLLSLIGLSRD from the coding sequence ATGCGCTACCAAAATTCGATACCCCACACTCAAACCAGTGAACTGGCCACTAACAAGGTACTACGTAACACTTACATGTTGCTCGGCATGACGCTAGTAGTCGCCTCTTTATCGGCCGGTATCAGTGCCATGCTCGCTCTGCCCCGTCCAGGACTGATTATTACGCTGGTCGGCTTTTACGGCCTGATGTTTTTAACCGAAAAGAACCGTGATAGCAGCTTAGGCTTATTATTTATTTTCGCCTTTACCGCGTTTACCGGTTACACCATAGGCCCCATAATCAATCACTACCTCAGCACAGCCAATGGCACTGAAACTGTGATGTTAGCCTTAGGTGGCACCGCGCTCACCTTCTTATCTTTGTCCGCCTATGTATTAACCACTAAGAAAGACATGTCTTTCTTAGGCGGCATGATGATGGCGGGCTTTGTGGTATTGCTGGTAGGGATAGTGGCTAATATCTTCTTTCAGCTACCCGCCTTAAGCCAAGCCTTGAGTGCGCTGTTTATTCTGTTCTCATCCGGTGCCATCTTGATGCAGACCAGCGCCATTATTCATGGCGGTGAGCGCAACTACATCTCGGCCACCGTGACCTTGTATGTGTCCATCTTTAATATCTTCTTAAGCTTGCTGAGCCTGATCGGTCTCAGCCGTGACTAA
- the ihfB gene encoding integration host factor subunit beta: MTKSDLIERLSEQYSHLAAKDVESAIKEILEQMSASLEGGDRIEIRGFGSFSLHYRAPRQGRNPKTGEKVELTGKHVPHFKPGKELRERVNPS; this comes from the coding sequence ATGACTAAATCCGATCTTATTGAAAGACTGTCTGAGCAATACAGCCATCTTGCTGCTAAAGACGTAGAAAGCGCCATTAAAGAAATTCTTGAACAAATGTCTGCCAGCCTAGAAGGTGGCGACCGCATTGAAATCCGTGGCTTTGGTAGCTTCTCATTACATTACCGAGCACCGCGCCAAGGCCGTAATCCTAAAACTGGTGAAAAAGTGGAGTTAACCGGTAAACATGTGCCGCATTTCAAACCCGGTAAAGAATTACGTGAGCGTGTTAACCCCAGCTAA
- a CDS encoding SDR family NAD(P)-dependent oxidoreductase produces MQYWIMGAGGIGSALTEALAARGDDVLLLSRTRPELSDLAWAQTKWHAVDNTDASALAEICHQYPLPDTVINTLGMLQHADQTPEKRLEQMTETAFNNSLHINTWPTLAMAQYLATRLTRTHALHFAALSARVGSISDNRAGGWYSYRISKAALNMAIKTISIEWQRRFPAAYIVGLHPGTVATELSAPFRAGLSEGQLHTPLQAAAHLLQVLDNLTPEQSGRIWAWDGQEVLP; encoded by the coding sequence ATGCAGTACTGGATAATGGGGGCGGGTGGTATTGGGAGTGCGCTAACCGAAGCGCTAGCGGCGCGGGGCGATGATGTGCTGCTGCTTAGCCGCACGCGCCCTGAGTTATCGGATTTGGCTTGGGCACAAACAAAGTGGCACGCGGTGGATAATACCGACGCCAGCGCCTTGGCTGAGATCTGTCATCAATATCCTTTGCCCGATACGGTGATCAATACCTTAGGCATGCTGCAGCATGCAGACCAAACGCCGGAAAAACGCCTCGAACAAATGACTGAAACCGCATTCAATAATAGCCTGCACATTAATACTTGGCCGACGCTGGCTATGGCGCAATACCTTGCCACGCGTTTAACCCGCACCCATGCGCTGCACTTTGCTGCCTTATCAGCACGGGTAGGCAGCATCAGTGATAATCGTGCTGGCGGCTGGTATAGCTATCGCATCAGTAAGGCGGCGCTGAATATGGCCATTAAAACCATCAGCATCGAGTGGCAACGTCGTTTCCCTGCAGCTTATATAGTGGGATTGCATCCGGGTACGGTCGCCACCGAGTTGTCTGCTCCGTTCAGAGCAGGCTTGAGCGAGGGGCAATTGCACACACCTTTGCAGGCGGCTGCGCATTTGCTGCAGGTGCTGGATAATTTAACCCCAGAGCAATCTGGGCGCATATGGGCCTGGGATGGCCAAGAAGTGCTGCCTTAA